The Planococcus versutus genome contains a region encoding:
- the pssA gene encoding CDP-diacylglycerol--serine O-phosphatidyltransferase: MLIIERMDHTIKKLRSQTANTITVGNMLFGGASLMATLNGAYSYSVLFIFIAAFLDRFDGMVARKLNQESDLGKQLDSMSDILSFGVAPAILIYQLVLSDFGIAGMAFTVLYISAGAFRLARFNISESAGYFIGLPITAAGTVVTLSYFGLSVFSPVVYMFLFIICAILMVSTFTLKKV, from the coding sequence TTGTTGATAATAGAAAGAATGGATCACACCATTAAAAAACTAAGATCGCAGACCGCTAATACGATTACGGTCGGCAATATGCTGTTTGGCGGAGCTTCACTTATGGCAACTTTAAATGGAGCTTATAGCTATAGTGTACTATTTATATTTATTGCGGCTTTTTTGGACCGCTTTGACGGTATGGTGGCAAGAAAACTCAACCAAGAATCTGATTTAGGAAAACAGCTCGATTCGATGAGTGATATTCTTTCTTTTGGTGTCGCACCTGCAATTTTAATTTATCAACTTGTGCTATCAGACTTTGGAATTGCAGGTATGGCTTTTACCGTACTTTACATCTCAGCTGGTGCTTTTCGACTGGCACGATTTAATATCTCGGAGTCTGCTGGATACTTTATTGGCTTGCCAATTACAGCTGCTGGCACAGTCGTTACTTTGTCTTATTTCGGACTTTCGGTCTTTTCACCCGTTGTTTACATGTTCTTATTTATCATCTGTGCTATTTTAATGGTTAGCACATTCACATTGAAAAAAGTTTAA